In a genomic window of Gossypium arboreum isolate Shixiya-1 chromosome 7, ASM2569848v2, whole genome shotgun sequence:
- the LOC108476123 gene encoding E3 ubiquitin-protein ligase COP1-like, with product MRIESPFTITLTVSEHYEISIKELDNLLSLLAEKKRKTEQDEAERNMQILLDFLNHLQKQKVNELNEVETDLHFIKEDINSVERHKIDLYHARDRYSLKLRMLGDDSSTRKPWDSSIERNNSGITSSSLNVRVGMSARNLQNKKSDGKTQINDLQECYLQKRRQLANQLHIKQERDKNFIHNEGYNADIADFQFVLNTFTQYRQYVDHWPAMQHVTSSRDSSSSLSKLALELN from the exons ATGCGAATTGAGTCACCTTTTACCATAACTTTGACCGTATCTGAG CATTATGAAATTTCAATTAAGGAACTGGACAACCTTTTGTCCCTCCTtgcagagaagaaaagaaaaacggAACAAGATGAAGCTGAACGAAATATGCAAATACTGCTAGATTTCTTGAATCACTTACAAAAGCAAAAAGTTAATGAATTGAATGAG GTGGAAACTGATCTTCACTTTATTAAAGAGGACATAAATTCGGTGGAGAGGCATAAAATAGATTTGTATCATGCAAGAGATAGATACTCACTGAAATTGAGGATGCTTGGAGATGATTCTAGCACTAGAAAGCCATGGGATTCATCCATAGAAAGGAACAATAGTGGAATTACCTCTAGTTCTCTTAATGTCAGAGTAGGTATGTCTGCAAGGAACCTTCAAAACAAGAAGTCAGATGGAAAGACACAG ATCAATGACCTTCAAGAATGTTACCTACAAAAGCGGCGTCAGTTGGCAAACCAACTACATATTAAACAAGAAAGAGATAAGAATTTCATTCACAATGAGGGTTATAATGCAGATATTGCAGACTTTCAGTTCGTGCTGAATACTTTTACTCAATACAG ACAGTATGTTGATcattggcctgcaatgcaacatgtGACCAGCAGTAGGGATAGCAGCAGCTCACTAAGCAAACTAGCATTGGAGCTGAACTGA